The region TCTTCCACTTCCACATCCTTAATGATTGCCTCATACACTGAAGTTGCAATACTTCTTGCTGCATCTCTTGCCTCTGGAAGCCTATCATTCACCAAATCAGTTGCCACTTCAATCAACTTTTCCATCCCAAACTCCTCCATTTCCTCATTAACCTGCTACCATAATAACACCCTTCACAAACATTGCATAAGGAGTAAATAACACTACATCAATGACAGTAGCAAACTTTACCATCTTGGAGACACATTTGTATAGAGAAACAGCAGCTTTAGCTCTGATCCTAAGGTTTTTGTGACTCACAGAAACCCTTAGTTTCTGAAGCAATGGAAGAGGTGTCATGGAACCCACCATTGATCCAAGTGCCCTCTCAGCTTCTTCACACACAAACCTTTTATCTTGAGAAGCTTTCAGAAGCAGCTGCAGCAGCTGTTGAAATTCAACCAAAACAACACAATTCATTCAAACCTCTTAAATCATTACACCAATAGAACACACAAGAGAAAATTGAATGCACATGACATACCAAGTCCCCAAATTACACATGAATGTTGTGCACAAAGGGAAAATGAAATGACATGTATTCGGAATCAGCTTTCAGATATTGAAATCAAACCAAGCTCACcaatttcactgcagtaaaaaagGTAGAGTAATTAGCCAAAGCAGTAAAAGTCAGAAAAATCCCAAATTGGAATAGAGATAAAATTCAAGGAAGAAAGCACGAGTTCAGGATACCGTTTCTAGCCTAGCATCAAACAGGCAATTTGATTCTGAGAACACCAAAAGTGGTTTGCAAATTTACTCTTCTGCAACACAAAAGGGCACcctttgaaaccctaatcagcaGAGCATAAAAGGAGAGGGGGGAATTAACGACAGAGGGACTTGGAGGcagaaaatctcaaacaaaaaccctaaaatcccAAAACCGATTACCTGGATTGGGAGGCCAGCTTCTTCACGCCTTTCACCACCGCCGTGACACTTTGTAAGAACTTCTCCTTTTTTCCTTTTATCCTTTTCATATGCTTGTTGACAGAGATATCGTGAGAGTTGAGAGAGAGCGATTCTTTGAGTTTGAGAGCGTGAGAGGGTTCGTTGATGAGCGATTTTGAGGTAGAAAGACTTCGAGAGAAAGGCTTGAGAGATGATTGAGAGCGCGatcgagagagagagagattgagAGCGGATACGCATTTGGAAGAGAAGGAGGACGAGGGTCTGTTCTTCGTTTccatttctttttttcttttcttttttttaatttaatttattttaaacagAGATAAAtaaaaaaaccataaaaatttTAATAGGTTTAGTATctcctttttctttttattaCATAGTGTATATTAATGTTATTTAGTATTCCCAATTCCTAATCCCTAAAACCAAGGCTATGGTTCTGTTTTATATCCCTCCATCATTTAGTTAGGTGGTCCAGTAACATTAGTCTATCCCATTTTAATTGATTTGTTTTCTAAACTATCTCTAGCTAATTCTGTTTATATTCCCAAGTGTTTGTTAAAATGATAACTAATCATaaatggcctagtggagagagggtagtttcaTAATCTTAAGTGGAGAGGGTTCAATACTAATGTGTAGTACTTTTTgtt is a window of Lathyrus oleraceus cultivar Zhongwan6 chromosome 6, CAAS_Psat_ZW6_1.0, whole genome shotgun sequence DNA encoding:
- the LOC127098532 gene encoding uncharacterized protein LOC127098532 gives rise to the protein MVGSMTPLPLLQKLRVSVSHKNLRIRAKAAVSLYKCVSKMVNEEMEEFGMEKLIEVATDLVNDRLPEARDAARSIATSVYEAIIKDVEVEEKMEVWQSFCHSKLTPINAISILKIVKA